From Anopheles darlingi chromosome 2, idAnoDarlMG_H_01, whole genome shotgun sequence, the proteins below share one genomic window:
- the LOC125948571 gene encoding myb-like protein AA isoform X1 gives MSTGLVDKSFVNNDELFYLKWNNFQKNVSTQFEKLREDDDLVDITFACEGQMLTAHKLVLFACSPYFKELLKKNPSPHPVFYMNDVKYDVLKAILQYMYLGEVHITNENLKEFIKTAEGLQIRGLSKENNQGDLIIPTGQGHGVLRRDEKSEQMLDEFCRKRTDVSDLQSVSSVLNIKRVKTGPDGMAGGGPDGGVSNVEPKVEMVEYLDSEGATVQSPTYCSMENYTEKNNPRTMAAHMAPMGNAGFAPSSVQSVSGAGTNQQQQQQQQQQQQQQQQQQQQPGGSGGGAHGHNVHEYKSEDDSSWMEKSLDNISVNSEQSLKYNSGSGGGSSGSGGGGDKNKGRSSRNSNRSNDDKANCLTPRCCPVCSRLYSNVSNLRQHMRLIHNPTAVCCPICQKHFNSELYLKRHYSSIHSINPNGGADGDLVDTKPPTAQLQQQPPQQQPGQQPTPQQQQQQQQQQQQQQAQQQQPQQAPAPAANTWNPYHHHDASQLVNPFIK, from the exons ATGTCGACCGGATTGGTGGATAAATCGTTCGTCAACAATGACGAACTGTTCTATCTGAAGTGGAACAACTTTCAGAAGAACGTAAGCACCCAGTTTGAGAAGCTCCGCGAAGATGACGATCTCGTCGACATTACCTTCGCCTGCGAGGGCCAGATGCTTACCGCGCAcaagctggtgctgtttgcGTGCAGCCCCTACTTCAAGGAGCTGCTAAAG AAAAATCCTTCTCCGCATCCCGTCTTTTACATGAACGATGTCAAGTACGACGTGCTAAAGGCGATTCTGCAGTACATGTACCTGGGCGAGGTGCACATTACCAATGAAAATCTGAAGGAATTCATCAAAACCGCCGAAGGGCTGCAGATCCGCGGCCTCAGCAAAGAGAACAAT CAGGGCGATTTGATTATACCAACGGGGCAAGGGCATGGTGTGCTGCGTCGTGATGAAAAGAGTGAACAGATGCTGGACGAGTTTTGCCGCAAGCGAACCGACGTTAGCGATCTGCAGTCCGTTTCGTCCGTCCTCAACATCAAACGCGTGAAGACGGGCCCCGATGGCATGGCAGGCGGTGGACCGGATGGAGGTG TATCGAACGTCGAACCGAAGGTGGAAATGGTTGAGTACTTGGACAGTGAAGGTGCGACCGTCCAGTCGCCAACGTACTGCAGCATGGAGAACTATACGGAGAAGAACAATCCTCGCACGATGGCTGCTCACATGGCACCGATGGGCAATG CTGGTTTTGCACCATCATCCGTCCAATCGGTGAGTGGAGCTGGTacgaatcagcagcagcagcaacaacagcagcagcagcagcagcagcagcagcagcaacagcagcagcccggtgggtccggcggcggcgcgcaTGGCCATAACGTGCACGAGTACAAATCGGAGGATGACAGTAGTTGGATGGAGAAATCGCTCGACAATATTTCGGTCAACTCGGAGCAAAGCCTCAAGTACAATAGTGGTAGCGGCGGGGGTAGcagtggaagtggtggtggtggcgataaGAACAAGGGACGCAGCAGTCGAAACAGCAACCGCTCGAACGATGATAAGGCTAACTGTTTAACGCCCCGGTGCTGTCCGGTGTGTTCCCGGCTCTACTCGAACGTGTCCAACCTTCGGCAGCACATGCGTTTAATACACAACCCGACCGCCGTCTGTTGTCCCATCTGCCAGAAGCACTTCAACTCCGAACTTTACCTGAAGCGCCACTACTCCTCGATCCATTCGATCAATCCGAACGGTGGCGCCGATGGGGATCTCGTCGACACGAAACCACCGACCGCtcagctacagcaacagccacctcagcaacagccaggccagcaaccgacaccacagcaacagcagcagcaacaacaacagcaacagcaacaacaagcacaacaacagcaacctcaGCAggcgccggcaccggcagcgaaCACGTGGAACccatatcatcatcacgatgcgTCTCAGCTGGTGAATCCGTTCATCAAATAG
- the LOC125948571 gene encoding myb-like protein AA isoform X2 — MSTGLVDKSFVNNDELFYLKWNNFQKNVSTQFEKLREDDDLVDITFACEGQMLTAHKLVLFACSPYFKELLKKNPSPHPVFYMNDVKYDVLKAILQYMYLGEVHITNENLKEFIKTAEGLQIRGLSKENNGDLIIPTGQGHGVLRRDEKSEQMLDEFCRKRTDVSDLQSVSSVLNIKRVKTGPDGMAGGGPDGGVSNVEPKVEMVEYLDSEGATVQSPTYCSMENYTEKNNPRTMAAHMAPMGNAGFAPSSVQSVSGAGTNQQQQQQQQQQQQQQQQQQQQPGGSGGGAHGHNVHEYKSEDDSSWMEKSLDNISVNSEQSLKYNSGSGGGSSGSGGGGDKNKGRSSRNSNRSNDDKANCLTPRCCPVCSRLYSNVSNLRQHMRLIHNPTAVCCPICQKHFNSELYLKRHYSSIHSINPNGGADGDLVDTKPPTAQLQQQPPQQQPGQQPTPQQQQQQQQQQQQQQAQQQQPQQAPAPAANTWNPYHHHDASQLVNPFIK, encoded by the exons ATGTCGACCGGATTGGTGGATAAATCGTTCGTCAACAATGACGAACTGTTCTATCTGAAGTGGAACAACTTTCAGAAGAACGTAAGCACCCAGTTTGAGAAGCTCCGCGAAGATGACGATCTCGTCGACATTACCTTCGCCTGCGAGGGCCAGATGCTTACCGCGCAcaagctggtgctgtttgcGTGCAGCCCCTACTTCAAGGAGCTGCTAAAG AAAAATCCTTCTCCGCATCCCGTCTTTTACATGAACGATGTCAAGTACGACGTGCTAAAGGCGATTCTGCAGTACATGTACCTGGGCGAGGTGCACATTACCAATGAAAATCTGAAGGAATTCATCAAAACCGCCGAAGGGCTGCAGATCCGCGGCCTCAGCAAAGAGAACAAT GGCGATTTGATTATACCAACGGGGCAAGGGCATGGTGTGCTGCGTCGTGATGAAAAGAGTGAACAGATGCTGGACGAGTTTTGCCGCAAGCGAACCGACGTTAGCGATCTGCAGTCCGTTTCGTCCGTCCTCAACATCAAACGCGTGAAGACGGGCCCCGATGGCATGGCAGGCGGTGGACCGGATGGAGGTG TATCGAACGTCGAACCGAAGGTGGAAATGGTTGAGTACTTGGACAGTGAAGGTGCGACCGTCCAGTCGCCAACGTACTGCAGCATGGAGAACTATACGGAGAAGAACAATCCTCGCACGATGGCTGCTCACATGGCACCGATGGGCAATG CTGGTTTTGCACCATCATCCGTCCAATCGGTGAGTGGAGCTGGTacgaatcagcagcagcagcaacaacagcagcagcagcagcagcagcagcagcagcaacagcagcagcccggtgggtccggcggcggcgcgcaTGGCCATAACGTGCACGAGTACAAATCGGAGGATGACAGTAGTTGGATGGAGAAATCGCTCGACAATATTTCGGTCAACTCGGAGCAAAGCCTCAAGTACAATAGTGGTAGCGGCGGGGGTAGcagtggaagtggtggtggtggcgataaGAACAAGGGACGCAGCAGTCGAAACAGCAACCGCTCGAACGATGATAAGGCTAACTGTTTAACGCCCCGGTGCTGTCCGGTGTGTTCCCGGCTCTACTCGAACGTGTCCAACCTTCGGCAGCACATGCGTTTAATACACAACCCGACCGCCGTCTGTTGTCCCATCTGCCAGAAGCACTTCAACTCCGAACTTTACCTGAAGCGCCACTACTCCTCGATCCATTCGATCAATCCGAACGGTGGCGCCGATGGGGATCTCGTCGACACGAAACCACCGACCGCtcagctacagcaacagccacctcagcaacagccaggccagcaaccgacaccacagcaacagcagcagcaacaacaacagcaacagcaacaacaagcacaacaacagcaacctcaGCAggcgccggcaccggcagcgaaCACGTGGAACccatatcatcatcacgatgcgTCTCAGCTGGTGAATCCGTTCATCAAATAG
- the LOC125948563 gene encoding glucosidase 2 subunit beta, with protein sequence MFTRQKQGAASWLLLMAATVGHFGWVARSELPRPRGVSITHANLYEDRTGSGQFVCLDGRQVIHRERINDDFCDCEDGSDEPGTAACPQGTFHCTNAGYKSLYIPSSRVNDGICDCCDASDEYASPANCVNTCSELGKEDRLREKQRSEMLQTGNSLRLELAQRGRALKDEQRVRLAELEKSRAEAEALRDEKASLKSEAEELENAALKVYRDREEEAKRLKEEAAAHSNRNEAQETFQKFDSNQNSLLELVELQTRIVFDRNRDGAVTEDEARFFLDERDQVDFETFVTLCWPRMKPFLMMDSGLFKPPTVDPATGEEPEQAELQSEDGGYELEGSEPDLREGHVDDDEAPLDEELEDEDEEDDVGEGEIERTDYDRDGQRPAPPPPVQYDPETQELINKANEARNQHSEAERHVREMDQEMRNIKELLDKDYGREEEFAPLNGECFNFEDREYVYKLCPFDKAVQQPRSGGAETRLGTWEKWGHKGDYSTMHYTNGAPCWNGPHRSAIVHLECGLDTRVLAVTEPNRCEYEYRMQTPAACTLQDDQSKDRAHDEL encoded by the exons ATGTTCACACGACAAAAGCAAGGAGCCGCCAGTTGGTTACTGCTGATGGCCGCCACGGTTGGCCACTTTGGCTGGGTGGCACGCAGTGAGCTGCCCCGACCGCGCGGTGTTTCCATTACGCATGCCAACCTGTACGAGGATCGAACCGGCAGTGGCCAGTTCGTTTGCCTGGACGGTCGCCAGGTGATTCACCGGGAACGAATCAACGACGATTTCTGTGATTGCGAAGACGGGAGCGACGAGCCGGGCACGGCCGCTTGTCCGCAAGGTACGTTTCACTGCACCAACGCCGGCTACAAGTCCCTCTACATCCCCAGCTCCCGTGTGAACGATGGTATCTGTGATTGCTGCGATGCGTCCGATGAGTACGCGTCGCCGGCCAACTGCGTAAACACTTGCAGCGAGCTGGGCAAAGAGGATCGGTTGCGAGAGAAGCAGCGAAGCGAGATGCTGCAAACTGGCAACTCACTGCGGCTTGAATTGGCTCAACGTGGCCGTGCCCTCAAGGATGAGCAGCGGGTACGGCTGGCCGAGCTGGAAAAGAGtcgagcggaagcggaagcgttGCGCGATGAGAAGGCATCACTGAAGAGTGAGGCGGAGGAATTGGAGAATGCAGCACTTAAGGTGTATCGCGAtcgggaagaagaagcaaagcggCTGAAAGAGGAAGCCGCGGCGCACAGTAACCGCAACGAGGCACAGGAAACGTTCCAAAAGTTCGATTCCAATCAAAACAGTCTGCTGGAGCTGGTCGAGCTGCAGACGAGGATCGTTTTCGATCGCAATCGGGACGGTGCGGTAACGGAGGACGAGGCACGCTTTTTCCTGGACGAACGGGATCAGGTTGACTTCGAGACGTTCGTCACCCTGTGCTGGCCACGAATGAAACCGTTCCTAATGATGGATTCCGGCCTATTCAAGCCACCGACAGTCGATCCGGCAACCGGTGAGGAGCCGGAACAAGCGGAACTGCAATCGGAGGACGGTGGCTACGAGTTGGAGGGTAGTGAGCCTGATCTTCGAGAGGGCCACGTGGACGATGACGAGGCACCGCTCGACGAGGAGCTGGAagacgaggatgaagaggacgaCGTAGGGGAAGGTGAGATAGAGCGCACCGATTACGATCGGGACGGGCAGCgtccagcgccaccacccccGGTGCAGTACGATCCGGAAACGCAGGAACTGATCaacaaagcgaacgaagccCGCAATCAACACTCGGAGGCGGAGCGTCATGTGCGCGAGATGGATCAGGAAATGCGCAACATCAAGGAGCTGCTCGATAAAGACTATGGCCGGGAGGAAGAATTCGCACCGCTTAATGGCGAATGTTTCAACTTCGAAGATCGCGAGTACGTGTACAAGCTATGTCCGTTCGATAAAGCGGTTCAGCAACCGAGGAGCGGTGGGGCCGAAACGAG GTTGGGTACGTGGGAGAAATGGGGCCACAAAGGAGACTATAGTACCATGCACTACACGAACGGAGCCCCATGCTGGAATGGGCCTCACCGTTCTGCCATCGTCCATCTGGAGTGCGGTTTGGATACAAGAGTGCTTGCGGTTACGGAACCAAACCGGTGCGAATACGAGTACCGAATGCAAACACCGGCTGCCTGCACACTACAGGATGATCAGTCGAAAGATCGCGCACACGACGAACTGTAG
- the LOC125948523 gene encoding uncharacterized protein LOC125948523 isoform X1, which yields MLLETLGYESIWVYTISVIVMVSMVTALLSCLCCRRKQEIKNDLLGLEGMVKLTNPEDTLVPSVNGSAANNVSGNGVPSTPTGTSTELASATGFGSEVEQNSTSKRTSNAPHRSLPDIPIAEPVGDNNSELYATVGDKVQDLPQGRSPNTSLKKQTSVSQHSSISQADDISSPYARVRSPPHAYDKLRRMEHPYAQVIQPGTSGGTAGGSGIGGAGGGSTSGTGNNQLGSKGNRSKPRDGVDDDDEEEEEDDDDEELMSPISRRESAQNLDDREVSTADIPAASAIAGRVSASQDLPYMTPPIVQPPTQHFSGDSQDSSKGYTSISVREPLANLLPQNHSASQQGGGAAKRRQILGDSHYATVSDDSDEMYAAIDDPSTPGGGDLYTSGSETYAQIQPPPNAVTVAVEINMGASSRPLPPPVSITPNDGLDAGAAVISNHRLSNHSTMTVGSGGDEHMPLPVPPPPPPLSATIHGESAGGLRASQPHVIQHSRQASSSSCTSSVGNLGSPKPEKRQANSPLPPTPKTLKHQSNSSFFSNSNQSVAVGGGGGTGEADSSSPIANGSIVSSSAGSKPKKSPSKDLEGMYAKVMKKNKLSKVPSQNASPVPLRKDGTIDEQQHQQQLQQFLADSATDVLSNGGVRKQPIFAKMSTVLHHHRHSDQTDDPGYDTIATGGKPAQQQPSIPADYAKIQKLNRNVPSSNVSQGDTEPGYESLPDGRGSIRPDPGYETLNRSPRTESDSDPNYEVLRPATGTSSNMLAKVATVKTTSDPNRDSDGYSSIREPGAGNRSANGGTARNRLDFGAGGHGDDDTDGSSVGGGTAGPGYSSIRETRRDEYDPGYSVISERKKPPPGHDYASITEEAKRRKPNINNNLEPVDDDSDIYSSIPHTLSSGTLTLPSPGLTSASASMVVSPVGVSVGASGTGGDSGSGTNYCTIPERPGSGGVPVTTTNLSSSPGYSSISETRTTPSSTDGDGSTSSPDQPIGYGKHNNSNNTNTTTASITTNNSLSRLSSNYESLTGSESDPNYESVKYLNVKENPYERLHNEAGAAGIVVVDPLRKSVTIDSLTTDSDTATPTPSTVGDPAAAGAVTGTTSTPPVSDYFQV from the exons AAATGATCTCCTCGGTCTGGAAGGTATGGTAAAGCTCACGAACCCCGAGGACACACTTGTGCCCTCGGTTAATGGCAGTGCGGCAAACAACGTCTCCGGTAACGGGGTACCGAGTACCCCGACGGGCACCTCTACTGAGCTTGCATCTGCTACCGGATTCGGATCAGAGGTGGAGCAGAATAGCACGAGCAAAAG AACATCGAATGCACCACATAGAAGTCTTCCGGACATTCCTATTGCAGAACCGGTGGGCGATAACAACTCCGAGCTTTACGCGACAGTCGGTGACAAGGTGCAGGACTTACCGCAGGGTAGAAGTC CCAACACCAGTTTGAAGAAGCAAACGAGTGTCTCGCAGCATAGTTCCATCAGCCAGGCAGACGACATTAGTTCCCCTTATGCTCGGGTACGATCTCCACCGCATGCGTACGATAAGTTGCGCCGGATGGAGCATCCGTACGCGCAGGTGATACAACCCGGTACCAGCGGCGGAACAGCTGGAGGCAGTGGCATCGGcggtgcaggaggaggaagtacGTCTGGCACAGGAAACAATCAGCTGGGCAGCAAGGGTAACCGTTCGAAACCGCGGGACGgtgtcgacgatgatgacgaagaggaagaagaggatgacgatgatgaggagctGATGAGTCCGATTTCGCGACGTGAATCCGCACAGAATTTGGACGACCGAGAAGTGTCCACGGCA GAcataccagcagcatcggcgaTTGCTGGTCGCGTGTCGGCCAGCCAGGACTTACCTTACATGACCCCACCGATCGTTCAGCCACCAACTCAGCACTTTAGTGGTGACTCACAAGACTCGTCCA AAGGATACACGAGCATCAGTGTACGGGAACCGTTGGCGAATCTATTACCACAGAACCACTCTGCATCGCAGCAAGGCGGTGGTGCGGCTAAGCGAAGGCAAATATTGGGCGATTCACATTACGCGACGGTTTCGGATGATTCGGACGAAATGTATGCCGCGATCGATGATCCCAGCAcgcctggtggtggcgatctGTATACGAGCGGTTCGGAGACATACGCTCAaattcaaccaccaccgaacgcagTCACGGTAGCGGTCGAGATCAATATGGGAGCCTCGAGTCGTCCACTGCCACCTCCGGTCAGCATCACACCGAACGATGGTCTCGATGCGGGAGCGGCAGTAATCAGCAATCATAGGCTTAGCAATCACAGCACTATGACGgttggcagtggtggtgacgaACATATGCCacttcctgttcctcctccacctcccccacTCTCTGCTACCATTCATGGCGAAAGCGCAGGAGGCCTACGTGCCTCTCAACCACACGTTATTCAACACTCCCGCCAagcttccagttccagttgcaCCAGCTCGGTAGGCAACCTTGGttcaccgaaaccggaaaaGCGACAAGCCAACAGTCCGCTACCTCCGACACCAAAGACGCTCAAACATCAATCCAATAGCAGCTTCTTCAGCAATTCCAACCAATCGGTGGCGGttggaggcggtggtggcacagGTGAAGCCGATAGTAGCAGTCCTATCGCCAACGGCTCGATCGTTAGCAGCAGCGCTGGTAGCAAACCGAAGAAAAGCCCTTCCAAAGATCTGGAAGGCATGTATGCCAAG gtgatgaagaagaataaacTGTCGAAAGTGCCGTCACAGAATGCATCACCAGTACCGCTGCGCAAAGATGGTACGATCGatgagcagcaacatcagcaacaattGCAGCAGTTTCTTGCCGATTCGGCGACGGATGTCCTAAGTAACGGTGGCGTCCGGAAGCAACCCATTTTTGCGAAGATGTCAACCGtcctccaccatcatcgccatagTGACCAAACGGATGATCCTGGTTACGATACGATTGCAACCGGTGGTAAACCAGCACAGCAACAACCTTCGATACCTGCCGATTATGCCAAAATTCAAAAGCTCAATCGAAACGTTCCCTCCAGCAATGTGAGCCAAG GTGACACGGAACCAGGATACGAAAGTCTACCCGACGGACGGGGTAGCATACGGCCAGATCCGGGCTATGAAACATTGAACCGATCGCCACGTACCGAGTCGGATTCCGATCCGAACTACGAAGTGTTACGACCGGCAACCGGAACATCGTCCAATATGCTTGCAAAAGTAGCGACGGTGAAAACGACAAGTGATCCGAATCGTGATAGTGATGGATACAGCAGCATACGGGAACCCGGTGCTGGCAATCGGTCCGCCAATGGTGGAACGGCTCGCAATCGATTAGACTTCGGTGCTGGCGGGCATGGCGATGACGATACGGATGGAAgtagtgttggtggcggtACTGCTGGGCCAGGGTACAGTAGCATACGGGAAACGCGAAGAGATGAATACGATCCAGGTTATAGTGTGATTTCGGAACGGAAGAAGCCTCCCCCGGGCCATGATTACGCCAGCATTACCGAGGAagcaaaacgacgaaaaccgAACATTAACAACAATCTCGaaccggttgatgatgattcggaCATTTACTCGAGCATTCCGCACACCTTATCGTCCGGTACGCTGACGCTACCGTCACCGGGGCTGACGTCTGCTTCCGCTTCGATGGTAGTCAGTCCCGTCGGCGTCTCGGTAGGTGCTTCCGGCACTGGTGGGGATTCTGGTAGCGGTACTAACTACTGTACAATCCCAGAACGACCGGGCAGTGGTGGGGTACCCGTGACAACGACAAACCTTTCGTCATCGCCCGGATACTCGAGCATTTCGGAAACACGCACAACGCCCTCCTCGACGGACGGGGATGGAAGCACCAGCTCACCGGATCAACCGATCGGATACGgaaagcacaacaacagcaacaacaccaatacGACCACCGCTAGTATCACTACGAACAACAGTCTAAGTCGCTTATCGAGCAACTACGAGTCGCTGACCGGTAGCGAATCCGATCCAAACTACGAATCGGTCAAGTACCTCAACGTGAAGGAAAACCCTTACGAACGGTTGCACAATGAGGCCGGGGCAGCCGGTATTGTGGTGGTCGATCCGTTACGAAAATCCGTTACCATTGATTCGCTCACGACGGACTCGGATACGGCTACTCCAACACCAAGCACCGTTGgtgatccagcagcagcaggggcagtGACTGGTACTACGTCCACTCCACCCGTCAGTGACTACTTTCAAGTGTAA
- the LOC125948523 gene encoding uncharacterized protein LOC125948523 isoform X2, whose product MLLETLGYESIWVYTISVIVMVSMVTALLSCLCCRRKQEIKTSNAPHRSLPDIPIAEPVGDNNSELYATVGDKVQDLPQGRSPNTSLKKQTSVSQHSSISQADDISSPYARVRSPPHAYDKLRRMEHPYAQVIQPGTSGGTAGGSGIGGAGGGSTSGTGNNQLGSKGNRSKPRDGVDDDDEEEEEDDDDEELMSPISRRESAQNLDDREVSTADIPAASAIAGRVSASQDLPYMTPPIVQPPTQHFSGDSQDSSKGYTSISVREPLANLLPQNHSASQQGGGAAKRRQILGDSHYATVSDDSDEMYAAIDDPSTPGGGDLYTSGSETYAQIQPPPNAVTVAVEINMGASSRPLPPPVSITPNDGLDAGAAVISNHRLSNHSTMTVGSGGDEHMPLPVPPPPPPLSATIHGESAGGLRASQPHVIQHSRQASSSSCTSSVGNLGSPKPEKRQANSPLPPTPKTLKHQSNSSFFSNSNQSVAVGGGGGTGEADSSSPIANGSIVSSSAGSKPKKSPSKDLEGMYAKVMKKNKLSKVPSQNASPVPLRKDGTIDEQQHQQQLQQFLADSATDVLSNGGVRKQPIFAKMSTVLHHHRHSDQTDDPGYDTIATGGKPAQQQPSIPADYAKIQKLNRNVPSSNVSQGDTEPGYESLPDGRGSIRPDPGYETLNRSPRTESDSDPNYEVLRPATGTSSNMLAKVATVKTTSDPNRDSDGYSSIREPGAGNRSANGGTARNRLDFGAGGHGDDDTDGSSVGGGTAGPGYSSIRETRRDEYDPGYSVISERKKPPPGHDYASITEEAKRRKPNINNNLEPVDDDSDIYSSIPHTLSSGTLTLPSPGLTSASASMVVSPVGVSVGASGTGGDSGSGTNYCTIPERPGSGGVPVTTTNLSSSPGYSSISETRTTPSSTDGDGSTSSPDQPIGYGKHNNSNNTNTTTASITTNNSLSRLSSNYESLTGSESDPNYESVKYLNVKENPYERLHNEAGAAGIVVVDPLRKSVTIDSLTTDSDTATPTPSTVGDPAAAGAVTGTTSTPPVSDYFQV is encoded by the exons AACATCGAATGCACCACATAGAAGTCTTCCGGACATTCCTATTGCAGAACCGGTGGGCGATAACAACTCCGAGCTTTACGCGACAGTCGGTGACAAGGTGCAGGACTTACCGCAGGGTAGAAGTC CCAACACCAGTTTGAAGAAGCAAACGAGTGTCTCGCAGCATAGTTCCATCAGCCAGGCAGACGACATTAGTTCCCCTTATGCTCGGGTACGATCTCCACCGCATGCGTACGATAAGTTGCGCCGGATGGAGCATCCGTACGCGCAGGTGATACAACCCGGTACCAGCGGCGGAACAGCTGGAGGCAGTGGCATCGGcggtgcaggaggaggaagtacGTCTGGCACAGGAAACAATCAGCTGGGCAGCAAGGGTAACCGTTCGAAACCGCGGGACGgtgtcgacgatgatgacgaagaggaagaagaggatgacgatgatgaggagctGATGAGTCCGATTTCGCGACGTGAATCCGCACAGAATTTGGACGACCGAGAAGTGTCCACGGCA GAcataccagcagcatcggcgaTTGCTGGTCGCGTGTCGGCCAGCCAGGACTTACCTTACATGACCCCACCGATCGTTCAGCCACCAACTCAGCACTTTAGTGGTGACTCACAAGACTCGTCCA AAGGATACACGAGCATCAGTGTACGGGAACCGTTGGCGAATCTATTACCACAGAACCACTCTGCATCGCAGCAAGGCGGTGGTGCGGCTAAGCGAAGGCAAATATTGGGCGATTCACATTACGCGACGGTTTCGGATGATTCGGACGAAATGTATGCCGCGATCGATGATCCCAGCAcgcctggtggtggcgatctGTATACGAGCGGTTCGGAGACATACGCTCAaattcaaccaccaccgaacgcagTCACGGTAGCGGTCGAGATCAATATGGGAGCCTCGAGTCGTCCACTGCCACCTCCGGTCAGCATCACACCGAACGATGGTCTCGATGCGGGAGCGGCAGTAATCAGCAATCATAGGCTTAGCAATCACAGCACTATGACGgttggcagtggtggtgacgaACATATGCCacttcctgttcctcctccacctcccccacTCTCTGCTACCATTCATGGCGAAAGCGCAGGAGGCCTACGTGCCTCTCAACCACACGTTATTCAACACTCCCGCCAagcttccagttccagttgcaCCAGCTCGGTAGGCAACCTTGGttcaccgaaaccggaaaaGCGACAAGCCAACAGTCCGCTACCTCCGACACCAAAGACGCTCAAACATCAATCCAATAGCAGCTTCTTCAGCAATTCCAACCAATCGGTGGCGGttggaggcggtggtggcacagGTGAAGCCGATAGTAGCAGTCCTATCGCCAACGGCTCGATCGTTAGCAGCAGCGCTGGTAGCAAACCGAAGAAAAGCCCTTCCAAAGATCTGGAAGGCATGTATGCCAAG gtgatgaagaagaataaacTGTCGAAAGTGCCGTCACAGAATGCATCACCAGTACCGCTGCGCAAAGATGGTACGATCGatgagcagcaacatcagcaacaattGCAGCAGTTTCTTGCCGATTCGGCGACGGATGTCCTAAGTAACGGTGGCGTCCGGAAGCAACCCATTTTTGCGAAGATGTCAACCGtcctccaccatcatcgccatagTGACCAAACGGATGATCCTGGTTACGATACGATTGCAACCGGTGGTAAACCAGCACAGCAACAACCTTCGATACCTGCCGATTATGCCAAAATTCAAAAGCTCAATCGAAACGTTCCCTCCAGCAATGTGAGCCAAG GTGACACGGAACCAGGATACGAAAGTCTACCCGACGGACGGGGTAGCATACGGCCAGATCCGGGCTATGAAACATTGAACCGATCGCCACGTACCGAGTCGGATTCCGATCCGAACTACGAAGTGTTACGACCGGCAACCGGAACATCGTCCAATATGCTTGCAAAAGTAGCGACGGTGAAAACGACAAGTGATCCGAATCGTGATAGTGATGGATACAGCAGCATACGGGAACCCGGTGCTGGCAATCGGTCCGCCAATGGTGGAACGGCTCGCAATCGATTAGACTTCGGTGCTGGCGGGCATGGCGATGACGATACGGATGGAAgtagtgttggtggcggtACTGCTGGGCCAGGGTACAGTAGCATACGGGAAACGCGAAGAGATGAATACGATCCAGGTTATAGTGTGATTTCGGAACGGAAGAAGCCTCCCCCGGGCCATGATTACGCCAGCATTACCGAGGAagcaaaacgacgaaaaccgAACATTAACAACAATCTCGaaccggttgatgatgattcggaCATTTACTCGAGCATTCCGCACACCTTATCGTCCGGTACGCTGACGCTACCGTCACCGGGGCTGACGTCTGCTTCCGCTTCGATGGTAGTCAGTCCCGTCGGCGTCTCGGTAGGTGCTTCCGGCACTGGTGGGGATTCTGGTAGCGGTACTAACTACTGTACAATCCCAGAACGACCGGGCAGTGGTGGGGTACCCGTGACAACGACAAACCTTTCGTCATCGCCCGGATACTCGAGCATTTCGGAAACACGCACAACGCCCTCCTCGACGGACGGGGATGGAAGCACCAGCTCACCGGATCAACCGATCGGATACGgaaagcacaacaacagcaacaacaccaatacGACCACCGCTAGTATCACTACGAACAACAGTCTAAGTCGCTTATCGAGCAACTACGAGTCGCTGACCGGTAGCGAATCCGATCCAAACTACGAATCGGTCAAGTACCTCAACGTGAAGGAAAACCCTTACGAACGGTTGCACAATGAGGCCGGGGCAGCCGGTATTGTGGTGGTCGATCCGTTACGAAAATCCGTTACCATTGATTCGCTCACGACGGACTCGGATACGGCTACTCCAACACCAAGCACCGTTGgtgatccagcagcagcaggggcagtGACTGGTACTACGTCCACTCCACCCGTCAGTGACTACTTTCAAGTGTAA